Proteins from one Esox lucius isolate fEsoLuc1 chromosome 19, fEsoLuc1.pri, whole genome shotgun sequence genomic window:
- the LOC105006379 gene encoding gamma-crystallin M3-like — protein sequence MTSTGLNMNSRITFYEDRNFQGRSYECMSDCPDMTSYLSRCHSCRVESGCFMIYDRPNYMGNQWFMRRGEYPDYQRMMGLSDIKSCRMIPMHRGPFRMRIYERENFGGQMHEMMDDCEDIVGRYRMSNCMSCNVMDGHWLMYEQPHFKGKMMYMRPGEYRNFSQMSMGSMGRCMSMRRINESCY from the exons ATGACCTCCACCGGCCTGAACATGAACAGCAGG aTCACCTTCTACGAGGACAGGAACTTCCAGGGTCGTTCCTACGAGTGCATGAGTGACTGCCCCGACATGACCTCCTACCTGAGCAGGTGTCACTCCTGCAGGGTTGAGAGCGGCTGCTTCATGATCTACGATCGCCCCAACTACATGGGAAACCAGTGGTTCATGAGGAGGGGAGAGTACCCTGACTACCAGCGTATGATGGGCCTGTCTGATATCAAGTCCTGCCGTATGATTCCCATG CACAGGGGACCTTTCAGGATGAGGATCTACGAGAGGGAGAACTTCGGGGGCCAGATGCACGAGATGATGGACGACTGCGAGGACATCGTGGGCCGCTACCGTATGAGCAACTGTATGTCCTGCAACGTGATGGACGGCCACTGGCTCATGTACGAGCAGCCCCACTTCAAGGGCAAGATGATGTACATGAGGCCCGGGGAGTACCGGAACTTCAGCCAGATGAGCATGGGCTCCATGGGCCGCTGCATGAGCATGAGGAGGATCAACGAGTCCTGTTACTAG